A genomic stretch from Lottiidibacillus patelloidae includes:
- a CDS encoding Mur ligase family protein, which yields MEKLSHLLKKINVISTINEKDLTVNGITYHSQKVTLNDVFVCIKGYKTDGHKYIKNAVENGAVAAIVEEFQEDVEIPQYKVENSRIALAQLGAYFYGEPSKKLKMIGITATNGKTTTSYMTNEILENEGLKTGLIGTVAIKIDETVIPAELTTPESLDLQNYLKQMVDQNVSHVTMEVSSAALELHRVEKVDYDIVTFNNFGREHIDMHGTVEKYFDAKSSLIRNASERSVAILNLDCPYSSSLINKTKATTITFGVDNTEGHFYCKHLDLSTGRAKFTFQILKPINVNNIDISPGEFEVELGVPGLHSVYNAMVAIGISLLSGVSVTTIQNTLKQFKGVERRFEFVFEDGIKIIDDHFANPGNINVTLQTLNFMEYEKLHLTYAIRGERGPKVNKENAEAIVNWAKKLNIEEVTATRSISHVTDKDKVTEEELKVFLEVMEQANIKVNLFDELPDATAYSLANASSGDLILLAGCQGMDYGAEIILKQIDEMKADVNKVNILHP from the coding sequence ATGGAAAAACTAAGTCACTTATTAAAAAAAATAAATGTTATAAGTACAATAAATGAGAAGGATTTAACAGTAAACGGCATTACATATCATTCACAAAAAGTTACATTGAATGATGTTTTTGTATGTATTAAAGGCTATAAAACTGATGGGCATAAGTATATAAAAAATGCTGTTGAAAATGGAGCGGTTGCTGCTATTGTGGAAGAGTTCCAAGAGGATGTAGAAATACCGCAATACAAGGTTGAAAACAGTAGAATAGCTCTTGCTCAATTAGGAGCATACTTTTATGGTGAACCATCGAAAAAGCTTAAAATGATAGGTATTACAGCTACAAATGGAAAAACAACAACGTCATATATGACAAATGAAATTTTAGAAAATGAAGGACTTAAAACAGGATTAATTGGAACAGTGGCAATAAAAATCGACGAGACTGTCATACCTGCAGAGCTAACAACACCAGAATCACTGGATTTGCAAAACTATTTAAAACAAATGGTCGACCAAAATGTATCCCATGTTACGATGGAAGTCTCTTCAGCTGCACTTGAATTACATAGGGTGGAAAAAGTTGATTATGATATTGTTACTTTTAATAACTTCGGCCGTGAGCATATTGATATGCACGGAACTGTTGAAAAATATTTTGATGCTAAATCAAGTTTAATAAGAAATGCTAGTGAAAGAAGTGTAGCTATTTTAAATTTAGATTGTCCATATTCGTCGTCATTAATAAATAAAACTAAAGCAACAACAATCACTTTCGGTGTGGATAATACTGAAGGTCATTTTTATTGTAAACACTTAGATTTATCAACAGGTAGAGCTAAATTTACTTTCCAAATACTAAAGCCAATTAACGTAAATAACATTGATATTAGCCCTGGAGAGTTTGAAGTAGAGCTAGGTGTACCAGGATTACATTCTGTATATAATGCAATGGTTGCTATTGGAATAAGCCTTTTAAGTGGAGTTTCAGTAACAACGATACAAAACACATTAAAGCAATTTAAAGGGGTAGAAAGAAGATTTGAGTTTGTCTTTGAAGATGGAATTAAAATTATTGATGACCATTTTGCTAACCCTGGTAATATTAATGTGACGTTGCAAACATTGAACTTTATGGAATATGAAAAGTTGCATTTAACTTACGCTATTAGGGGGGAACGTGGTCCTAAAGTAAATAAGGAAAATGCAGAGGCGATTGTCAATTGGGCTAAAAAGCTTAATATTGAGGAAGTTACTGCTACTAGAAGTATTTCTCATGTGACGGATAAAGATAAAGTTACAGAAGAGGAATTAAAAGTGTTTTTAGAAGTAATGGAACAAGCTAATATAAAAGTTAATTTATTTGATGAATTACCTGACGCAACTGCATATTCACTTGCTAATGCTAGTTCTGGAGATTTAATTTTACTTGCAGGTTGCCAAGGGATGGATTATGGTGCAGAAATAATCTTGAAACAAATTGATGAAATGAAAGCAGACGTTAATAAGGTAAATATATTACACCCGTAA
- a CDS encoding murein hydrolase activator EnvC family protein, with product MKKSLFITLTLVTLLFIAFSFSSTLINAEDDGDKLKEDLERIKEAQASLSNDMELTEEEIKEIEEAHARLEQEIRRVDMQIAEAINNIEEKNIEIAAIELEIEELKKDIEILVERLKLRDELLKNRMRSIQENGGTIDYLNVILGAKSFGDFLDRVSAVTTIVEQDKLIIKRHQEEMEQLQELKSSLSTKLNDLEQQLIELQALNEQLNQQRFEKEEFMAQLQLKHDELHQMLEEQEEDAETLAAEKAATEKALANWEEKKRKEAEEAKKRKELEDRSGLPAGTFIRPSQGRVTSEYGPRWGGTHTGIDLARIGFMESAVASAGGVVFKAEYYGGYGNVVFITHNIQGFTFTTTYAHLDRIDVSVGQEVEQGQHLGIVGNTGYSTGPHLHFELIEGDWSSRYEKRVNPRKYIIF from the coding sequence TTGAAAAAATCACTTTTTATTACCTTAACACTAGTTACTCTATTATTTATCGCCTTTTCATTTAGCAGTACTCTTATAAATGCTGAAGATGACGGTGATAAACTAAAAGAAGACTTAGAGAGAATTAAAGAAGCACAAGCTTCCTTGTCTAATGATATGGAATTAACTGAAGAAGAGATTAAAGAAATTGAAGAAGCACATGCTCGTTTGGAACAAGAAATTAGACGAGTAGATATGCAAATTGCAGAAGCTATTAATAATATTGAAGAGAAAAATATTGAAATTGCTGCAATTGAATTAGAAATAGAAGAATTAAAAAAAGATATCGAGATTTTAGTTGAGAGACTTAAATTGCGAGATGAATTACTTAAAAATCGTATGCGTTCCATTCAAGAGAATGGTGGTACGATTGATTATTTAAATGTTATTTTAGGAGCTAAAAGTTTCGGTGATTTTCTTGATCGTGTAAGTGCTGTTACGACAATTGTTGAACAGGACAAGCTTATTATTAAAAGGCATCAAGAAGAAATGGAGCAACTTCAAGAACTTAAAAGCTCTTTATCTACTAAACTTAATGACTTAGAGCAGCAGTTAATAGAATTACAAGCTTTAAACGAACAACTTAATCAACAGCGCTTTGAGAAAGAAGAGTTTATGGCTCAATTACAACTTAAACACGATGAATTACATCAAATGTTAGAGGAACAAGAAGAAGATGCCGAAACTCTAGCTGCAGAAAAAGCTGCTACAGAAAAAGCACTAGCTAATTGGGAAGAGAAGAAGCGTAAAGAGGCAGAAGAAGCAAAGAAAAGAAAAGAATTAGAGGATAGAAGTGGACTTCCTGCGGGAACTTTCATACGCCCGAGTCAAGGCCGCGTTACATCTGAATACGGTCCTCGTTGGGGCGGCACACATACTGGGATTGACCTTGCAAGAATAGGATTTATGGAGTCTGCAGTAGCTTCTGCTGGAGGAGTAGTCTTTAAAGCTGAGTATTATGGTGGATATGGTAATGTTGTCTTCATTACTCATAATATTCAAGGATTCACGTTTACAACAACTTATGCGCATTTAGATCGCATTGACGTATCTGTAGGGCAAGAGGTTGAGCAAGGACAACATTTAGGTATCGTTGGTAATACTGGTTATTCAACTGGTCCGCACCTTCACTTTGAATTAATTGAAGGTGACTGGAGTAGTCGATATGAAAAAAGAGTAAACCCAAGAAAATATATAATATTTTAA
- a CDS encoding diguanylate cyclase, with amino-acid sequence MFNRLSLQTKIVLMFSTVIIILVSVSISFETFTFNDTVKKTYISQLKGITTTINGRYEESRSIEDVQQIFDYLKHREVDILQLNLHVKKGEKHLVLASTERNLIGTNTPEVLASTTIEGKTMVAHIEDNEQHLVRLVAPLLEDGMTIGAIELYIDNTKEFLVVKDRILSIAVVGISLGLIMLIALWIIIKHLLVLPLFTLREAATSIQEGKDYEGLNLNASYEINEVADAFNKMVYKLEDRYFKSITDPLTGTYNSAFFKHKLQQHIQTANKLKQSVSLLFCDIDNFKKLNDHEGHVYGDKVLKDIAQLIKDNVRSEDIVCRYGGEEFVVIMPNIDERLAYNQAEKIRNLVALHGNNSILTPISISIGLASYPDDANEQDFIHLADQAMYTAKSLGKNRVVKVSEIDKLKKESYSRNTKDNQGNLLRTIISLTKAVEAKDSYTHSHSEMVSKYAGILASSMGLEDEEVKRISIAGLLHDIGKIGIPDSILNKEGKLTEEEIKTMKTHPELGYNILAFVDELEEVLPYVLYHHERPDGKGYPEGIKGNEIPLGAKIISVVDAFHSMTSARPYRKQPLTVPLAIKQLKNGKGTQFDEEVVNHFLSIINEILKQTDQTHAG; translated from the coding sequence ATGTTCAATAGGTTAAGTTTACAGACTAAGATAGTTTTAATGTTTTCAACTGTAATAATTATTCTTGTCTCCGTATCAATAAGCTTTGAAACATTTACATTTAATGACACGGTAAAAAAAACATACATAAGCCAATTAAAGGGAATAACAACTACTATAAATGGGAGGTATGAAGAATCCCGTTCGATTGAAGATGTCCAACAAATATTTGACTACCTTAAACATCGAGAAGTAGACATCCTTCAATTAAACCTTCATGTAAAAAAAGGTGAAAAACATTTAGTTTTAGCATCTACGGAAAGAAATTTAATCGGCACGAATACTCCAGAAGTCTTAGCTTCAACAACAATTGAAGGGAAAACAATGGTTGCTCACATAGAAGATAATGAACAACACCTTGTCCGATTAGTTGCCCCCCTTTTAGAAGATGGCATGACTATTGGTGCTATTGAGTTATACATAGACAATACAAAAGAGTTTCTCGTTGTTAAGGACAGAATTTTATCTATTGCAGTAGTCGGAATATCACTTGGATTAATTATGTTGATAGCATTATGGATAATTATTAAACACTTACTGGTTTTACCGCTTTTCACATTGCGAGAAGCTGCTACTTCCATTCAGGAAGGAAAAGATTATGAAGGGTTAAATCTCAATGCTAGCTATGAGATTAATGAAGTGGCAGATGCTTTTAATAAAATGGTATATAAATTGGAAGATAGATATTTTAAAAGCATTACAGATCCATTAACAGGTACATATAATAGTGCTTTTTTTAAACATAAGTTACAACAACACATACAAACAGCTAATAAATTAAAACAATCTGTTTCTTTACTATTTTGTGATATTGATAATTTTAAAAAGCTAAATGATCATGAAGGACATGTTTATGGTGATAAAGTATTAAAAGACATTGCTCAGTTAATTAAAGATAATGTAAGGTCAGAGGATATTGTTTGCCGTTATGGTGGTGAAGAATTTGTAGTCATTATGCCAAATATAGATGAACGATTAGCTTATAATCAGGCTGAGAAAATAAGAAATCTCGTTGCATTACATGGAAATAACAGTATATTAACACCTATATCAATAAGTATTGGCTTAGCAAGTTATCCTGATGATGCTAATGAACAAGATTTCATTCATCTTGCGGACCAAGCAATGTACACTGCAAAGAGTTTAGGGAAGAACCGTGTTGTAAAAGTTAGTGAAATAGATAAATTGAAAAAGGAAAGTTATAGTAGGAATACTAAAGATAATCAAGGGAATTTGTTAAGAACAATTATCTCATTAACGAAGGCTGTCGAGGCAAAAGACTCCTACACACATAGCCATTCAGAAATGGTGTCAAAATATGCAGGCATATTAGCGAGTAGTATGGGACTTGAAGATGAAGAAGTTAAAAGAATATCTATTGCAGGCTTATTACATGATATTGGAAAAATAGGTATTCCAGATTCGATTTTAAATAAAGAAGGTAAATTAACAGAAGAAGAAATAAAAACTATGAAAACACATCCTGAGTTAGGTTACAACATTCTTGCATTCGTAGATGAATTAGAAGAGGTATTGCCATATGTACTGTATCATCACGAGCGGCCAGATGGAAAAGGTTACCCTGAAGGCATTAAAGGTAACGAAATTCCGCTAGGTGCAAAAATAATATCGGTAGTTGACGCTTTTCATTCAATGACTTCTGCGAGGCCTTATAGAAAACAACCATTAACCGTTCCACTTGCAATAAAGCAATTGAAAAATGGAAAGGGCACACAGTTTGATGAAGAAGTTGTAAACCACTTCTTATCAATAATAAATGAAATATTAAAGCAGACAGATCAAACCCATGCCGGATAA
- the ftsX gene encoding permease-like cell division protein FtsX has product MKIRTFGRHTREAFKHIGRNGWMTFASVSAVTTTLLLVGAFLVIMMNLNELSTSVKEDVQIKAYIDLLATEDEEAALKAKIKRIAEVESVTYSSKDQELENLIQSFGEEGASFQLYEQDNPLYAAFIVKAKVPEDTAYIASQIETFNSVADVKYGQEIIESLFTSLKWAKNIGIGLIIALVFTAMFLISNTIKITIIARKREIEIMKLVGATNGFIRAPFFIEGLILGVLGSILPIAAILTSYHYIYKSIAPKLEGTFFTLLPLYPFAFQIAGLLVTIGAFIGMWGSTTSVRKFLKV; this is encoded by the coding sequence ATGAAGATTAGAACATTCGGAAGACATACTCGTGAAGCCTTTAAGCATATTGGTCGAAATGGCTGGATGACATTTGCCTCTGTCAGTGCCGTTACAACCACTTTACTTTTAGTAGGTGCATTTCTTGTCATTATGATGAATTTAAACGAATTATCAACTTCTGTAAAAGAAGATGTTCAAATTAAAGCCTATATTGACTTACTAGCAACTGAAGATGAGGAAGCAGCTTTAAAGGCAAAAATTAAGCGAATCGCTGAGGTTGAAAGTGTCACTTATTCTTCTAAAGACCAAGAACTAGAGAACTTAATTCAAAGTTTTGGTGAAGAGGGTGCATCATTTCAGTTATACGAACAAGACAACCCCTTATATGCCGCCTTTATTGTAAAGGCAAAAGTTCCAGAGGATACTGCTTATATTGCTAGCCAAATCGAAACATTTAATAGTGTTGCAGATGTAAAGTACGGCCAAGAAATTATTGAAAGTTTATTTACCTCTCTTAAATGGGCAAAGAATATAGGAATCGGCTTAATTATTGCTCTCGTATTTACAGCTATGTTCTTAATCTCAAACACTATTAAAATAACTATCATTGCTAGAAAAAGAGAAATTGAAATTATGAAACTAGTTGGAGCTACAAATGGGTTCATTAGAGCACCTTTCTTTATCGAAGGATTAATTTTAGGTGTTTTAGGTTCAATCCTACCAATAGCTGCTATTTTAACTAGTTACCATTACATTTATAAAAGTATCGCACCGAAGTTAGAAGGTACTTTTTTCACATTATTGCCTCTATATCCATTTGCTTTTCAAATTGCTGGGTTATTAGTGACAATTGGAGCGTTTATTGGTATGTGGGGAAGCACAACATCCGTTCGAAAGTTTTTAAAAGTTTAA
- the ftsE gene encoding cell division ATP-binding protein FtsE, which yields MIEMHGVYKTYPNGVLALNGIDIKIKQGEFVYLVGPSGAGKSSFIKMLYREIKPSKGTIIIKGVDVSKIKEKNVPLLRRGLGVVFQDFKLLSKLTVYENIAFALEVIEEPKRNIKRRVLDILDLVKLKHKARFYPNELSGGEQQRVAIARAIINHPNLLIVDEPTGNLDPDTSWEIMNVLNEINNRGTTIIMATHNKEIVDTMKKRVVAIEKGKIVRDEQKGGYGYED from the coding sequence ATGATAGAAATGCATGGGGTATATAAAACATATCCAAACGGTGTTTTAGCACTAAATGGCATTGATATAAAGATTAAGCAAGGTGAATTTGTTTATCTCGTTGGGCCAAGCGGAGCCGGAAAATCCTCTTTTATTAAAATGTTATACAGAGAAATTAAACCTTCAAAGGGGACAATTATAATAAAAGGTGTAGATGTCTCTAAGATTAAGGAAAAAAATGTTCCTCTTTTAAGGAGAGGTTTAGGCGTTGTCTTTCAAGATTTTAAGTTATTATCAAAACTTACCGTATATGAAAATATCGCTTTTGCTTTAGAAGTTATCGAAGAACCGAAGCGAAATATAAAAAGACGGGTACTCGATATTTTAGATTTAGTTAAACTGAAACATAAAGCGCGCTTTTATCCAAATGAACTATCAGGTGGCGAGCAACAACGCGTAGCAATTGCAAGAGCAATTATTAACCACCCAAATCTTCTAATTGTGGACGAGCCTACTGGAAACCTTGACCCTGATACTTCATGGGAAATTATGAATGTTTTAAACGAAATTAATAATCGTGGAACTACAATTATTATGGCAACGCATAATAAGGAAATTGTAGATACAATGAAAAAACGAGTCGTAGCTATCGAAAAAGGAAAGATTGTTCGAGATGAGCAAAAAGGAGGCTACGGATATGAAGATTAG
- a CDS encoding LTA synthase family protein, producing the protein MLHKIKPLIKSHYLIIFFIISIFSLEIIFRALTNINIFTTGTFISFIFIIVISTLFFLICSIFTKKISYILAIILLVFTGLIYSTQFIYFKFFRTFYSIYSATNSTAVFEFWGDISTLLLQNLHWFLLFFLPATLIGFIGNKYIPFQRLPLKNVGIIAGSIIVFHLVGLATIHASGEDKNTAYDLYYKSNNPILSADRLGIFTTMRIDLQRLATGWSPKLEVANPYLPAMKPVQGEPVGEPNDLEPKEEKIIEYNTMEIDFASLIENEKNKSIREMHEYFSSVPPTTKNEYTGKFAGYNLVFLTAEGFSPYAVHEEVTPTLYKLVHEGYHFPNFYNPIWGVSTTDGEYVATTGLIPKAGTWSFRESHRNYLPFVMGNQLNKLGYKSMAYHNHSYDYYRRDLSHPNMGYDYKGIGNGLKVRRVWPASDLEMMEVSVDEYIHEEPFHAYYMTMSGHMQYNFFGNNMAAKNKEHVDHLPLSTQAKAYIATHVELDRAMEFLLNSLEEAGVADNTLIVMSADHYPYGLEFETINEFLGHKVEKNFELFRSPLIIFAKGMQPMTIDKPVSSLDIIPTISNLLGLEYDSRLLMGRDILSDSDPLVIFKNRSWITDKGRYNGDTGKFTPNEGIDVNEDYVEWMNAIVESKFFYSQRILETDYYRKVLGDLED; encoded by the coding sequence ATGCTTCATAAAATTAAACCATTAATAAAATCACATTACTTAATAATCTTTTTCATTATTTCTATATTTTCCTTGGAGATTATTTTTCGAGCATTAACTAATATAAATATATTTACTACCGGAACTTTCATATCGTTTATATTTATTATTGTCATTTCCACTTTGTTTTTTCTTATCTGTAGCATCTTTACTAAGAAGATTAGTTATATTTTAGCTATCATATTACTTGTTTTTACTGGCCTTATTTATTCTACTCAGTTTATATACTTCAAGTTTTTCAGAACTTTTTACAGTATATATTCCGCTACAAATTCAACTGCAGTCTTTGAATTTTGGGGAGATATATCGACCCTGTTACTACAAAATTTACATTGGTTTTTACTCTTTTTCCTTCCTGCAACTTTAATCGGTTTCATTGGAAATAAATATATTCCCTTTCAAAGATTACCTCTAAAAAATGTTGGAATAATTGCAGGATCTATTATTGTTTTTCACTTAGTTGGCCTTGCTACTATACACGCAAGTGGCGAAGATAAGAATACTGCATATGACTTATATTATAAAAGTAACAACCCTATACTATCAGCAGATCGTTTAGGAATCTTTACTACAATGCGAATTGATTTACAAAGGCTAGCAACAGGATGGTCGCCTAAACTGGAGGTTGCAAACCCATACTTACCAGCTATGAAGCCGGTACAAGGTGAACCTGTTGGTGAACCAAACGACCTTGAACCAAAAGAAGAAAAAATAATTGAATATAATACGATGGAAATCGATTTTGCATCATTAATTGAAAATGAAAAGAATAAATCAATTAGAGAAATGCACGAATATTTTAGTAGCGTACCGCCAACTACAAAGAACGAATACACAGGTAAGTTTGCAGGATATAACCTCGTATTCCTAACAGCAGAAGGGTTCTCTCCTTACGCTGTTCATGAGGAAGTTACACCAACATTGTATAAATTAGTACATGAAGGGTACCATTTCCCAAACTTCTATAATCCGATTTGGGGTGTAAGTACAACAGACGGGGAGTACGTTGCAACAACTGGATTAATCCCTAAAGCCGGTACATGGAGTTTTAGAGAATCACATAGAAACTATTTACCATTCGTTATGGGTAACCAGTTAAATAAGCTCGGCTATAAATCAATGGCTTATCATAATCATTCTTACGACTATTATCGCAGAGATTTATCACATCCTAATATGGGTTATGATTATAAAGGGATAGGTAATGGACTAAAAGTAAGGAGAGTTTGGCCTGCTTCTGACTTAGAAATGATGGAAGTTTCTGTCGATGAGTATATTCACGAAGAACCATTTCACGCTTATTACATGACAATGAGTGGCCATATGCAATATAATTTCTTCGGAAATAATATGGCAGCAAAAAATAAAGAGCATGTCGATCATTTACCTTTATCTACACAAGCAAAGGCTTATATAGCTACACACGTGGAACTTGACCGGGCGATGGAATTCTTATTAAACTCCCTTGAGGAAGCTGGCGTTGCTGATAATACACTAATCGTTATGAGTGCTGATCATTATCCATATGGATTAGAATTTGAAACTATTAATGAGTTTTTAGGACATAAAGTAGAAAAAAACTTTGAATTATTCCGTAGCCCTTTAATTATCTTTGCAAAAGGAATGCAACCTATGACAATTGACAAGCCTGTATCAAGCCTTGATATTATTCCTACTATTTCAAACTTGTTAGGGTTAGAATACGATTCCAGACTATTAATGGGGAGAGATATCCTCTCTGATTCTGATCCTCTAGTTATATTTAAAAATCGTAGTTGGATTACTGATAAAGGTAGATACAATGGCGATACTGGAAAGTTTACACCAAATGAGGGCATAGATGTTAATGAAGATTATGTTGAATGGATGAACGCTATTGTTGAAAGTAAATTTTTCTATTCACAAAGGATACTTGAAACAGATTATTATCGTAAAGTTTTAGGTGATCTAGAAGACTAA